From a region of the Pseudoxanthomonas sp. X-1 genome:
- the gap gene encoding type I glyceraldehyde-3-phosphate dehydrogenase produces the protein MSIKVGINGFGRIGRNVLRSAVQNFEGEIEIVAINDLLEPDYLAYMLQYDSVHGRFEGTISVEGTTLIVNGKKIRLTAERDPAALKWDEVGAEVVIESTGIFLTKEGAQKHLDAGAKKVILSAPSKDDTPMFVFGVNDKTYAGQAIISNASCTTNCLAPLAKVINDKWGIKRGLMTTVHAATATQKTVDGPSNKDWRGGRGILENIIPSSTGAAKAVGVVIPELNKKLTGMSFRVPTSDVSVVDLTCELEKPATYAEICAEMKAQSEGALKGVLGYTEDKVVATDFRGETRTSVFDAEAGIALDSTFVKLVSWYDNEWGYSNKCLEMVKVVAGK, from the coding sequence ATGAGCATCAAGGTAGGCATCAACGGCTTCGGCCGCATCGGCCGCAATGTGCTGCGTTCGGCCGTGCAGAATTTCGAAGGCGAGATCGAGATCGTCGCCATCAACGACCTGCTCGAACCCGACTACCTGGCGTACATGCTGCAGTACGACTCGGTGCACGGCCGCTTCGAGGGCACCATCTCGGTCGAGGGCACCACGCTGATCGTCAACGGCAAGAAGATCCGCCTGACCGCCGAGCGTGACCCGGCCGCGCTGAAGTGGGACGAAGTGGGCGCCGAGGTGGTGATCGAATCCACCGGTATCTTCCTGACCAAGGAAGGTGCGCAGAAGCACCTGGACGCCGGCGCCAAGAAGGTCATCCTGTCCGCGCCGTCCAAGGACGACACGCCGATGTTCGTCTTCGGCGTCAACGACAAGACCTACGCCGGCCAGGCGATCATCTCCAACGCCTCGTGCACCACCAACTGCCTGGCGCCGCTGGCCAAGGTGATCAACGACAAGTGGGGCATCAAGCGCGGCCTGATGACCACCGTGCACGCCGCCACCGCCACGCAGAAGACCGTCGACGGCCCGTCCAACAAGGATTGGCGCGGCGGCCGCGGCATCCTGGAGAACATCATTCCCTCGTCCACCGGCGCGGCCAAGGCCGTGGGCGTGGTGATCCCCGAGCTCAACAAGAAGCTGACCGGCATGAGCTTCCGCGTGCCGACCTCCGACGTGTCGGTGGTGGACCTGACCTGCGAGCTGGAGAAGCCGGCCACCTACGCCGAGATCTGCGCCGAGATGAAGGCCCAGAGCGAGGGCGCGCTGAAGGGCGTGCTGGGTTACACCGAGGACAAGGTGGTGGCGACCGATTTCCGCGGCGAGACCCGGACCTCGGTGTTCGATGCCGAGGCCGGCATCGCCCTGGACTCCACCTTCGTCAAGCTGGTGTCCTGGTACGACAACGAGTGGGGCTATTCCAACAAGTGCCTGGAGATGGTCAAGGTCGTCGCGGGCAAGTAA
- a CDS encoding OmpW family outer membrane protein, with protein sequence MRKSLTPCLIALALGGISVQAAAQSRGDFTVGVGIHQVNPKSDNGKLAGGALPVSVDSSTRPSVTGEYFVADNLGIEVLAAWPFQHDINIKGLGKVGTTKQLPPVVSLQYHFNHAGKVSPFVGLGVNYTKFFSTDAKGALAGSDLDLGDSWGLAAHAGLDFALSARSALRVDVRWADIDTKVKLNGAKLGTANIDPMVYGAAWVYRF encoded by the coding sequence ATGCGCAAGTCCCTCACCCCCTGCCTGATCGCCCTGGCCCTGGGCGGCATCTCGGTCCAGGCCGCCGCCCAGTCGCGCGGCGACTTCACCGTCGGCGTCGGCATCCACCAGGTCAATCCGAAGTCGGACAACGGCAAGCTGGCCGGCGGCGCGCTGCCGGTCAGCGTGGACAGCAGCACCCGCCCCAGCGTCACCGGCGAGTATTTCGTGGCCGACAACCTGGGCATCGAGGTACTGGCCGCCTGGCCGTTCCAGCACGACATCAACATCAAGGGCCTGGGCAAGGTCGGCACCACCAAGCAGCTGCCGCCGGTGGTGTCGCTGCAGTACCACTTCAACCACGCCGGCAAGGTGTCGCCCTTCGTGGGCCTCGGCGTGAACTACACCAAGTTCTTCAGCACCGACGCCAAGGGCGCCCTGGCCGGCAGCGACCTGGACCTGGGCGACTCCTGGGGTCTGGCCGCGCACGCCGGCCTGGACTTCGCGCTGAGCGCGCGCAGCGCCCTGCGCGTGGACGTGCGCTGGGCCGACATCGACACCAAGGTCAAGCTCAACGGGGCCAAGCTGGGCACGGCCAACATCGATCCGATGGTCTACGGCGCCGCCTGGGTCTATCGCTTCTGA
- a CDS encoding S1/P1 nuclease — MKIPFVRPVAALLSLSLLACPSSAFAWGRTGHRLVAELAAPDLTAQARAQIDALLALEPGATLPGIASWPDELRESDPDLGKRTAAWHYVNLGEDDCHYDPPRDCRDGNCSVAALTVQTKVLADRNAPAAARLQALKFVVHLVGDAHQPLHAGFARDKGGNTVQVNVDGQGSNLHSLWDSGLLRHTGLDEDALLAQIRALPRPAPGAGAGFPPDASSWAEASCRIVRSPGFYPARAKLDPAYFATWTPVAEQQLRLAGVRLAAVLNAALGQTQGG; from the coding sequence TTGAAGATTCCGTTCGTGCGGCCGGTGGCCGCGTTGCTGTCCCTGAGCCTGCTGGCCTGCCCATCCTCCGCCTTCGCCTGGGGCCGCACCGGCCACCGGCTGGTGGCCGAACTGGCAGCGCCCGACCTCACCGCGCAGGCACGCGCGCAGATCGACGCCCTGCTGGCGCTGGAACCCGGCGCGACGCTGCCCGGCATCGCCAGCTGGCCCGACGAACTGCGCGAATCCGACCCGGACCTGGGCAAGCGCACCGCCGCTTGGCACTACGTCAACCTGGGCGAGGACGACTGCCATTACGACCCGCCGCGCGACTGCCGCGACGGCAACTGCTCGGTCGCCGCGCTCACCGTGCAGACCAAGGTACTGGCCGACCGCAACGCGCCGGCGGCCGCGCGCCTGCAGGCGCTGAAGTTCGTCGTGCATCTGGTCGGCGACGCCCACCAGCCGCTGCATGCCGGCTTCGCCCGCGACAAGGGCGGCAATACCGTGCAGGTCAACGTGGATGGCCAGGGCAGCAACCTGCATTCGCTGTGGGACAGCGGCCTGCTGCGCCACACCGGCCTGGACGAGGACGCGCTGCTGGCGCAGATCCGTGCCCTGCCCCGGCCCGCGCCGGGTGCGGGCGCCGGCTTCCCGCCGGACGCGAGCTCATGGGCCGAAGCGTCCTGCCGCATCGTCCGTTCGCCAGGGTTCTACCCGGCCCGGGCCAAGCTGGACCCGGCTTACTTCGCCACCTGGACGCCGGTGGCCGAGCAGCAGCTGCGCCTGGCCGGCGTGCGCCTGGCGGCCGTGCTGAATGCGGCGCTGGGGCAGACCCAGGGCGGCTGA
- a CDS encoding aldehyde dehydrogenase family protein, protein MSADLLKALGLGPTNPGTYLGNGQWSDTTDAGVLESVNPTTNAVIATVHASSQSDYDTVIERAQAAFKTWRTTPAPRRGEAVRLCGEALRKHKDLLGSLVALEMGKSKPEGDGEVQEMIDIADFAVGQSRMLYGYTMHSERPGHRMYEQYHPIGLVGIISAFNFPVAVWSWNAFLAAICGDICIWKPSNKTPLTALATQKICNDALKDAGFPDLFFLINDAGIELSQQLVDDKRVPLISFTGSTEVGRIVGERVARRMGRSLLELGGNNAIILDETADLKLAVPGIVFGAVGTAGQRCTTTRRLIVHASIYDTVLATLVKAYKQVEGKIGDPLDAANLMGPLNSKAAVDAFLKSIEQAKAAGGTVETGGKALEREGNFVLPTIISGLKNSDAIVQHETFAPILYVMKYETLEEAIDMQNGVPQGLSSSIFTNSLKSAEKFLSAAGSDCGIANVNIGTSGAEIGGAFGGEKDTGGGRESGSDAWKAYMRRQTNTINYSDSLPLAQGIKFDL, encoded by the coding sequence ATGTCTGCTGACCTGCTCAAGGCCCTGGGCCTTGGCCCGACCAATCCCGGCACCTACCTCGGCAACGGCCAGTGGTCCGACACCACCGACGCCGGAGTGCTGGAGTCGGTCAACCCGACTACCAATGCCGTCATCGCCACGGTCCATGCCAGCAGCCAGTCCGATTACGACACCGTGATCGAACGCGCGCAGGCGGCCTTCAAGACCTGGCGCACCACGCCGGCGCCGCGTCGCGGCGAGGCCGTGCGCCTGTGCGGCGAGGCGCTGCGCAAGCACAAGGACCTGCTCGGCTCGCTGGTGGCGCTGGAGATGGGCAAGTCCAAGCCGGAAGGCGATGGCGAGGTGCAGGAGATGATCGACATCGCCGACTTCGCCGTGGGCCAGAGCCGCATGCTCTATGGCTACACCATGCATTCGGAGCGCCCGGGCCATCGGATGTACGAGCAGTACCACCCGATCGGGCTGGTCGGCATCATCAGCGCGTTCAACTTCCCGGTCGCGGTGTGGTCGTGGAACGCCTTCCTGGCCGCCATCTGCGGCGACATCTGCATCTGGAAGCCGTCCAACAAGACTCCGCTGACCGCACTGGCCACGCAGAAGATCTGCAACGACGCGCTGAAGGACGCCGGCTTCCCCGACCTGTTCTTCCTGATCAACGATGCCGGCATCGAACTGTCGCAGCAGCTGGTGGACGACAAGCGCGTGCCGCTGATCAGCTTCACCGGCTCGACCGAGGTCGGCCGCATCGTCGGCGAGCGCGTGGCCCGTCGCATGGGCCGCAGCCTGCTGGAGCTGGGTGGCAACAACGCCATCATCCTGGACGAGACGGCCGACCTGAAGCTGGCCGTGCCGGGCATCGTGTTCGGCGCGGTGGGCACCGCCGGCCAGCGCTGCACCACCACCCGCCGCCTGATCGTGCACGCCTCGATCTACGACACCGTGCTGGCCACGCTGGTCAAGGCGTACAAGCAGGTCGAAGGCAAGATCGGCGATCCGCTGGACGCGGCCAACCTGATGGGCCCGCTCAACAGCAAGGCCGCGGTCGATGCCTTCCTGAAGTCCATCGAGCAGGCCAAGGCCGCCGGCGGCACGGTGGAGACCGGCGGCAAGGCGCTGGAGCGCGAGGGCAACTTCGTCCTGCCGACCATCATCTCGGGCCTGAAGAACTCCGATGCCATCGTCCAGCACGAGACCTTCGCCCCGATCCTGTACGTGATGAAGTACGAGACGCTGGAGGAGGCCATCGACATGCAGAACGGCGTGCCGCAGGGCCTGTCGTCCTCGATCTTCACCAACAGCCTCAAGTCGGCCGAGAAGTTCCTGTCGGCCGCCGGCAGCGACTGCGGCATCGCCAACGTCAACATCGGCACCTCCGGTGCGGAGATCGGCGGCGCGTTCGGCGGCGAGAAGGACACCGGCGGCGGGCGCGAGTCCGGTTCGGATGCGTGGAAGGCCTACATGCGCCGCCAGACCAACACGATCAACTACTCCGATTCGCTGCCGCTGGCGCAGGGCATCAAGTTCGATCTTTAA
- the galA gene encoding beta-galactosidase GalA — translation MSELSRRELLRALMAGGVAVAVPAGRAAATPSAAGDAAVAQASSALALPRAPAGRPTPGARQRDRLDADWRFAFGHADDPARDFNFGTYQRTYAKAGKDTADAAQIAYDDAGWRALSLPHDWAVELPFVPNPRPPAGVDDPAAAHGYRPVGRDHPETSVGWYRRELDIPAGDAGRRLVLEFDGVFRDCVVFCNGHIVGTNASGYSGFEVDITDVVDYGARNVIAVRVDATLGEGWFYEGAGIYRHVWLRRTDPLHIPAGGIVVRATPRAGQAACAVEATLHNAGDQAEACMLVLQVLAPDGRVVANARLPAAQVAPGDSATVRHALAFDAPQLWSPETPVLYQLLAELRVEGVARDAVQVAFGVRSIAFDAQRGFLLNGAPYKLKGTCNHHDHAGVGTAIPDALHAWRLQQLKALGCNAWRMAHNPASPALMDLCDRLGMLVIAETRRMSSDPEAMHELQRLLLRDRNRPSVIAWSLGNEEPQMVTARGARIVGTMQALVRRLDPTRPTTFAMDKGFGEGVGQVVDVVGFNYRTNQMDAFHARDPQRPVYGSETASTVSVRGNYFVDDARGYTRAYDVDHPWWASTSESWWAFVAERPWIAGGFVWTGFDYRGEPTPYNRWPNVGSQFGVLDSCGFPKDNAWYYRAQWTQAPVLHLFPHWNWDALPALANGMVDVWCHSNLDEVELWVNGVSQGRRRVPRYGHVEWRVRYAPGAIEARGYRGGEQVLVQRRETTGAQAAIALRCERASLLADGQDVGMIEVAIVDAQGRQVPTASDEVRFQVSGAGALIGVGNGDPASHEADKAARRRAFNGLCQAIVQSARAPGRLRLQASAPGLRGAVLELEVLVAPA, via the coding sequence ATGAGCGAGTTGAGCCGACGCGAACTGCTGCGCGCGCTGATGGCTGGTGGCGTGGCGGTCGCCGTGCCGGCGGGCCGCGCGGCGGCGACACCGAGCGCCGCCGGTGACGCGGCCGTCGCGCAGGCATCCTCGGCACTCGCATTGCCGCGGGCGCCGGCCGGGCGTCCAACGCCTGGCGCGCGTCAGCGCGACCGCCTGGATGCCGACTGGCGCTTCGCCTTCGGCCACGCCGATGACCCGGCGCGCGACTTCAACTTCGGCACCTACCAGCGCACCTACGCCAAGGCCGGCAAGGACACCGCCGATGCGGCGCAGATCGCTTACGACGATGCGGGCTGGCGCGCGCTGTCGCTGCCGCACGACTGGGCGGTGGAACTGCCCTTCGTGCCCAATCCCCGACCGCCCGCCGGCGTCGACGATCCGGCCGCCGCGCACGGCTATCGTCCCGTGGGCCGCGACCACCCCGAGACCAGCGTCGGCTGGTACCGGCGCGAACTGGACATTCCCGCCGGCGATGCGGGTCGGCGCCTGGTGCTGGAATTCGACGGGGTGTTCCGCGACTGCGTCGTGTTCTGCAACGGCCATATCGTCGGCACCAACGCCAGCGGCTATAGCGGCTTCGAGGTGGACATCACCGATGTGGTCGACTACGGCGCCCGCAACGTGATCGCCGTGCGCGTGGATGCCACGCTGGGCGAAGGCTGGTTCTACGAAGGCGCCGGGATCTACCGCCATGTCTGGCTGCGCAGGACCGATCCGCTGCACATCCCCGCCGGCGGGATCGTGGTGCGCGCCACGCCCCGCGCCGGGCAGGCCGCCTGCGCGGTCGAGGCGACCCTGCACAACGCGGGCGACCAGGCTGAGGCCTGCATGCTGGTGCTGCAGGTCCTGGCCCCCGACGGGCGCGTGGTCGCCAACGCGCGGCTGCCGGCGGCGCAGGTGGCGCCGGGCGATTCGGCCACGGTCCGCCACGCGCTGGCCTTCGACGCGCCGCAGCTGTGGTCGCCCGAGACGCCGGTGCTGTACCAACTGCTGGCCGAACTGCGCGTGGAGGGCGTCGCGCGCGATGCGGTCCAGGTCGCGTTCGGCGTGCGCAGCATCGCCTTCGACGCCCAGCGCGGCTTCCTGCTCAATGGCGCGCCGTACAAGCTCAAGGGCACCTGCAACCACCACGATCATGCCGGCGTGGGCACGGCCATCCCCGACGCCTTGCACGCCTGGCGCCTGCAGCAGCTCAAGGCCCTGGGATGCAACGCCTGGCGCATGGCGCACAACCCGGCCAGCCCGGCGCTGATGGACCTGTGCGACCGCTTGGGCATGCTGGTGATCGCCGAGACCCGGCGCATGTCCTCCGACCCGGAGGCGATGCACGAGCTGCAGCGCCTGTTGCTGCGCGACCGCAACCGGCCCAGCGTGATCGCCTGGTCGCTGGGTAACGAAGAGCCGCAGATGGTCACCGCGCGCGGTGCGCGCATCGTCGGCACGATGCAGGCGCTGGTACGCCGGCTCGATCCGACCCGGCCGACTACCTTCGCCATGGACAAGGGCTTCGGCGAGGGCGTGGGGCAGGTGGTGGACGTGGTCGGCTTCAACTATCGCACCAACCAGATGGACGCCTTCCACGCGCGCGATCCGCAGCGGCCGGTGTACGGCAGCGAGACCGCCAGCACGGTGTCGGTGCGCGGCAACTACTTCGTCGACGATGCCCGTGGCTATACGCGCGCCTACGACGTCGACCACCCGTGGTGGGCGTCCACGTCCGAGTCGTGGTGGGCGTTCGTGGCCGAACGGCCGTGGATCGCCGGCGGCTTCGTCTGGACCGGGTTCGACTATCGCGGCGAGCCGACGCCCTACAACCGCTGGCCCAACGTGGGCTCGCAGTTCGGCGTGCTCGACAGCTGCGGCTTCCCCAAGGACAACGCCTGGTACTACCGCGCGCAGTGGACGCAGGCGCCGGTGCTGCACCTGTTCCCGCACTGGAACTGGGACGCGCTGCCGGCCTTGGCCAATGGCATGGTGGACGTGTGGTGCCACAGCAACCTGGACGAGGTCGAGCTGTGGGTCAACGGCGTTAGCCAAGGCCGGCGCCGCGTGCCGCGCTACGGCCACGTGGAGTGGCGCGTGCGCTATGCACCTGGCGCGATCGAGGCGCGCGGCTATCGCGGCGGCGAGCAGGTGCTGGTGCAGCGGCGCGAGACCACCGGCGCGCAGGCCGCCATCGCGCTGCGCTGCGAGCGCGCCAGCCTGCTGGCCGACGGCCAGGACGTGGGCATGATCGAAGTGGCCATCGTCGACGCGCAGGGCCGGCAGGTGCCGACCGCGAGCGACGAGGTTCGTTTCCAGGTCAGCGGGGCGGGGGCGCTGATCGGCGTCGGCAACGGCGACCCGGCCAGCCACGAGGCCGACAAGGCCGCGCGGCGCCGCGCCTTCAACGGCCTGTGCCAGGCGATCGTGCAGAGTGCGCGTGCGCCGGGCCGGCTGCGGCTGCAGGCCAGCGCGCCCGGCTTGCGGGGTGCGGTGCTGGAGCTGGAAGTCCTGGTCGCGCCTGCCTAG
- a CDS encoding TonB-dependent receptor has product MPVHHMRALHRGASGRFVLSLLSVAVLGILGGQALAQDASGKPDAGQDSDAITRLDTVTVTGQRAALDKAVSVKQMEDHVVEVVSADNMGQMPNVTVAEALARLPGVTATLDRGNASLATVRGLGPRMTMGTVNGREIASSEPDRAVRWEIFPTEIVSSVKVYKTPSADLIAGGIAATVDIATIDPLTYTGPQFVASAGPVFYDQGKDVDGYSPWGSRFGASWVRRINDDLAIAVGATYQKQKNANALIGSWGYTDDASAVDVDGDGTRDYTPWGAADQLKLIDQTRTGAMAALQWRSGNFELKADALYSKVRIDEDQSQTWYRNWDDSIWSWWNPYGQPGSSIHMIDHNVVGGTLINSQWGTPLEMDQVLAKYNEVKTLTAGGLNGKWTGEVWTLGADLSASQAKRENRWRSVQFGLNPDSVSFDFAPGHAPWISTSSATPAWGIAGSDEPQTLRDRIVALALDASRPLDGAFNRLSFGARVSDRVKRNRHELANYSDYDQPISAYAGLIHPLEIPGLNVPPVYAGNVDDIAGLGFGGFAPSALAEQMLDHWNVRERVKEAFAKANFSSNWLGVDVTGNVGVRVVATRTRSDGYDTVDGNTYAPSSASKDYTDVLPSATVNFLIADDKILRLSAAKVVARPPLDELRTGRYLDNPATVSGQLTGSGGNPRLDPFRATQLDLSYEWYFHKEALAALAVYRKWVDSSIGYKTEHETIDGRDYLISGPFNGGGGYIDGVELTFQTPFWFIPGMENFGIYSNLSYVDSNLHEFSPANNPLPLSGLARRTGSADLWYSNGTLEARAGYSYHSPYTTVYGWNAAHLVRLDSMGTWDASVGWQFNPRWGVKLQVSNLTNEAMRAYTDNLPYRLANMDDGGYQLFGRRFSLEATFRF; this is encoded by the coding sequence ATGCCAGTGCACCACATGCGCGCCCTGCATCGCGGCGCGTCGGGACGTTTCGTCCTCAGTCTGCTGTCCGTCGCCGTGCTCGGCATCCTGGGCGGCCAGGCGCTGGCCCAGGACGCGTCCGGCAAGCCGGACGCCGGCCAGGACAGTGACGCCATCACCCGCCTGGACACCGTGACCGTCACCGGCCAGCGCGCTGCGCTGGACAAGGCGGTCTCGGTCAAGCAGATGGAGGATCACGTGGTCGAGGTGGTCTCGGCCGACAACATGGGCCAGATGCCCAACGTCACCGTGGCCGAGGCGCTGGCGCGCCTGCCGGGCGTGACGGCCACGCTGGACCGCGGCAACGCCAGCCTGGCCACCGTGCGCGGCCTGGGCCCGCGGATGACCATGGGCACCGTCAATGGCCGCGAGATCGCCTCGTCCGAGCCGGACCGCGCGGTGCGCTGGGAGATCTTTCCCACCGAGATCGTGTCCTCGGTCAAGGTCTACAAGACGCCCTCGGCCGACCTGATCGCCGGCGGCATCGCCGCCACCGTGGACATCGCCACGATCGATCCGCTCACCTACACCGGCCCGCAGTTCGTGGCCAGCGCTGGGCCGGTGTTCTACGACCAGGGCAAGGACGTGGACGGCTACAGCCCCTGGGGCAGCCGCTTCGGCGCCAGCTGGGTGCGCCGGATCAACGACGACCTGGCCATCGCCGTGGGCGCGACCTACCAGAAGCAGAAGAACGCCAACGCGCTGATCGGCAGCTGGGGCTATACCGACGACGCCAGCGCGGTGGACGTGGACGGCGACGGCACGCGCGACTACACCCCCTGGGGCGCGGCCGACCAGCTCAAGCTGATCGACCAGACACGCACCGGCGCGATGGCCGCGCTGCAGTGGCGCAGCGGCAACTTCGAACTCAAGGCCGACGCGCTCTATTCCAAGGTGCGCATCGACGAGGACCAGTCGCAGACCTGGTACCGCAACTGGGACGACAGCATCTGGTCGTGGTGGAACCCGTACGGCCAGCCGGGCTCGTCGATCCACATGATCGACCACAACGTGGTCGGCGGCACGCTGATCAACTCGCAGTGGGGCACGCCGCTGGAGATGGACCAGGTGCTGGCCAAGTACAACGAGGTCAAGACGCTCACCGCCGGCGGCCTCAACGGCAAGTGGACCGGCGAGGTGTGGACCCTCGGCGCCGATCTGTCGGCCTCGCAGGCCAAGCGCGAGAACCGCTGGCGCTCGGTGCAGTTCGGGCTCAATCCGGACAGCGTGTCCTTCGACTTCGCGCCGGGCCACGCGCCCTGGATCTCGACCAGCAGCGCCACGCCGGCCTGGGGCATCGCCGGCAGCGACGAGCCGCAGACCCTGCGCGACCGCATCGTCGCGCTGGCGCTGGATGCCAGCCGTCCGCTGGATGGCGCGTTCAACCGGCTCTCGTTCGGCGCGCGCGTTTCCGACCGGGTCAAGCGCAACCGCCACGAGCTGGCCAACTACTCGGACTACGACCAGCCGATCTCGGCCTATGCCGGTCTGATCCATCCCCTGGAGATTCCCGGCCTGAACGTGCCGCCGGTCTATGCCGGCAACGTGGACGACATCGCCGGGCTGGGCTTCGGCGGCTTCGCTCCTTCCGCGCTGGCCGAGCAGATGCTGGATCACTGGAACGTGCGCGAGCGGGTCAAGGAAGCCTTCGCCAAGGCCAACTTCAGCTCCAACTGGCTGGGCGTGGACGTGACCGGCAATGTCGGCGTGCGCGTGGTCGCCACGCGCACCCGCAGCGACGGCTACGACACCGTCGATGGCAACACCTACGCGCCCAGCAGCGCGAGCAAGGACTACACCGACGTGCTGCCCAGCGCGACGGTCAACTTCCTCATCGCCGACGACAAGATCCTGCGCCTGTCCGCCGCCAAGGTGGTCGCTCGGCCGCCGCTGGACGAGCTGCGCACCGGTCGTTACCTGGACAATCCGGCCACGGTCAGCGGCCAGCTCACCGGCAGCGGCGGCAACCCGCGGCTGGACCCGTTCCGCGCCACCCAGCTCGACCTGTCCTACGAGTGGTATTTCCACAAGGAGGCGCTGGCCGCGCTGGCGGTGTATCGCAAGTGGGTCGATTCGAGCATCGGCTACAAGACCGAGCACGAGACCATTGACGGCCGCGACTACCTGATCAGTGGCCCGTTCAACGGCGGCGGCGGTTACATCGACGGCGTCGAGCTGACCTTCCAGACGCCGTTCTGGTTCATCCCGGGGATGGAGAACTTCGGCATCTATTCCAACCTCTCCTACGTCGATTCCAACCTGCACGAGTTCTCGCCGGCCAACAATCCGCTGCCGCTGAGCGGGCTGGCGCGGCGCACCGGTTCGGCCGACCTGTGGTACAGCAACGGCACGCTGGAGGCGCGCGCGGGCTACAGCTACCACAGCCCCTACACCACGGTGTACGGCTGGAACGCCGCCCACCTGGTGCGCCTGGACAGCATGGGCACCTGGGATGCCAGCGTGGGCTGGCAGTTCAATCCGCGCTGGGGCGTGAAGCTGCAGGTCAGCAACCTCACCAACGAGGCCATGCGCGCCTATACCGACAACCTGCCGTATCGCCTGGCCAACATGGACGACGGCGGCTACCAGTTGTTCGGCCGGCGTTTCTCGCTGGAAGCCACGTTCCGGTTCTGA
- a CDS encoding LysR substrate-binding domain-containing protein encodes MLLKTRHLLLLQHLHEQRSVLRAAEATRMTQPAASKLLTEMESLLGVPLFERHARGVEPTRYGEVLARHARAALSELAHAGDEIAALREGRLGQAALGTVVNPGTNLVPLAVARVKRAFPGILVRVEMDYSRPLVSRLLDGQLDIVVGRIMDAELRDELEFERLADEPHAVIARAGHPLSGRPLSHADLAGCGWIVPPRESVLRARLGTAFMQYGMPWPDNVIETSALPVITALLAESDFLTVLPARSVAAHVQAGQLAVLPIDMDVQMEDFGIVRRRGHQLSPAASSVLEALRETARGLYDTPA; translated from the coding sequence ATGCTGCTGAAGACGCGCCACCTTCTGCTTTTGCAGCATCTGCACGAGCAACGCTCGGTCCTGCGCGCCGCCGAGGCGACGCGGATGACCCAGCCGGCCGCCTCCAAGCTGCTGACCGAGATGGAGAGCCTGCTGGGCGTGCCGCTGTTCGAGCGCCACGCGCGCGGCGTCGAACCGACCCGCTACGGCGAGGTGCTGGCGCGCCATGCACGGGCGGCGCTGTCCGAGCTGGCCCATGCCGGCGATGAGATCGCCGCGCTGCGCGAGGGGCGGCTGGGGCAGGCGGCGCTGGGCACGGTCGTCAACCCGGGCACCAACCTGGTGCCGCTGGCGGTGGCGCGGGTCAAGCGCGCCTTCCCCGGCATCCTGGTCCGGGTGGAGATGGACTACAGCCGGCCGCTGGTCTCGCGCCTGCTCGATGGCCAGCTGGACATCGTGGTGGGGCGGATCATGGATGCCGAGCTGCGCGATGAGCTGGAGTTCGAGCGCCTGGCCGACGAGCCGCACGCGGTGATCGCCCGCGCCGGCCATCCGCTGAGCGGGCGCCCGCTGTCGCACGCCGACCTGGCCGGATGCGGCTGGATCGTCCCGCCGCGCGAGAGCGTGCTGCGCGCGCGGCTGGGCACGGCGTTCATGCAGTACGGCATGCCCTGGCCGGACAACGTCATCGAGACCTCGGCCCTGCCGGTGATCACCGCGCTGCTGGCCGAGAGCGACTTCCTGACCGTGCTGCCGGCGCGCTCGGTGGCGGCCCACGTCCAGGCCGGGCAGCTGGCGGTGCTGCCGATCGACATGGATGTGCAGATGGAGGACTTCGGCATCGTCCGCCGCCGCGGCCACCAGCTTTCGCCCGCCGCGTCCAGCGTCCTTGAGGCGCTGCGCGAAACGGCGCGGGGGCTTTACGACACGCCGGCGTGA
- a CDS encoding SDR family oxidoreductase, whose amino-acid sequence MSGRLSGKLALVTGAASGIGAATAALFAEHGATVIGLDRNAPAAADARLALVQGDITDGASVQALVADVLARHGRVDVLVNNAGADVFSDPLQLGDADWQRCLDLNLKGAWNLCKAVLPAMVAAGAGSIVNIASVHGHKIIPHAFPYPVAKHGLIGLTKALGIEYAARGIRVNSISPGLILVPRIEAWFAREPGARERQTALLPPGRIGTPQEVAYTALFLASDEARFINATDILIDGGRSQLYHE is encoded by the coding sequence ATGAGCGGCCGGCTGTCCGGCAAGCTCGCGCTGGTCACCGGCGCGGCCAGCGGCATCGGCGCGGCCACGGCCGCGCTGTTCGCCGAGCACGGCGCCACGGTGATCGGCCTGGATCGCAACGCGCCGGCCGCGGCCGATGCGCGCCTGGCGCTGGTGCAGGGCGACATCACCGACGGCGCAAGCGTGCAGGCACTCGTCGCCGACGTGCTGGCACGCCACGGCCGCGTCGATGTGCTGGTGAACAACGCGGGCGCGGACGTGTTCTCCGATCCGCTTCAACTGGGCGATGCCGACTGGCAGCGCTGCCTGGACCTCAACCTCAAGGGCGCCTGGAACCTGTGCAAGGCAGTGCTGCCGGCGATGGTCGCCGCCGGCGCCGGCAGCATCGTCAACATCGCCTCGGTGCACGGCCACAAGATCATCCCGCACGCCTTCCCCTACCCGGTCGCCAAGCACGGCCTGATCGGGCTGACCAAGGCGTTGGGCATCGAGTACGCCGCGCGCGGCATCCGGGTGAACTCGATCTCGCCCGGCCTGATCCTGGTGCCGCGCATCGAGGCCTGGTTCGCCCGCGAACCGGGCGCGCGCGAACGCCAGACCGCGCTGCTGCCCCCGGGCCGCATCGGCACGCCGCAGGAGGTGGCCTACACCGCCCTGTTCCTGGCCAGCGACGAGGCCCGCTTCATCAACGCCACCGACATCCTGATCGATGGCGGCCGCTCCCAGCTCTATCACGAGTAA